Proteins encoded together in one Orrella marina window:
- a CDS encoding UvrD-helicase domain-containing protein: MIEQLNPYQSQAVTHEDGHALILAGAGSGKTRVLTTRIVWLIQQKLISPHAILAVTFTNKAAREMKSRIAAMLPINVGGMWVGTFHGLCNRLLRAHYRDANLPQTFQILDNTDQLAAIKRILKAGNFDESKFPPRDVLRFIASRKEEGLRPDAVQAQDPYSLRMVEIYRLYEAQCQREGVVDFAELLLRCLELLERNPVISQHYQQRFQHILVDEFQDTNRLQYRWLQCLAGPRSFMFAVGDDDQSIYAFRGARVGNMVDFERDYAKGHVIRLEQNYRSYGHILNAANALIANNTERLGKNLWTEQGEGEQIRVMELASDHEEAQWVVDEVRALIRDGMSRSDIAILYRSNAQSRVLEHALFTSGIPYRVYGGLRFFERQEIKHALAYLRLTASLDDDNSFLRVVNFPARGIGARTLENLTDQARTYSTPLAQAVARVAGKAGSSLVQFCGLIQRLTEASRTLPLSELVDEMIEVSGLRAYYQTQRDGSERLENLEELVTAAKVFEIEQSFSGLPAGLTPRQINQNSPDPFEQAPAIGQADGVDEALSPLVAFLAHASLESGDAQADDGTQAVQLMTVHSAKGLEFDAVFLTGLEDGLFPHENSIHERDGLQEERRLMYVAMTRARERLYMTLAQSRMLHGQVRYSRASRFVEEVPPEHLKWLSARAADNVWLDLAPMSTATSGRRSSSGAGFSQGPGATTTMARGVEVGGVQYRAGLQVSHPRFGEGTVLTVSGAGLDAQAQINFADVGVKTLALGIAKLTVLS, translated from the coding sequence ATGATTGAGCAGCTCAATCCCTATCAGAGCCAGGCTGTCACGCATGAAGATGGTCATGCTCTGATTCTTGCAGGGGCCGGTAGTGGCAAGACGCGAGTTCTGACAACACGCATTGTGTGGCTGATTCAGCAAAAGCTGATCAGTCCACATGCCATTCTGGCGGTCACATTTACCAACAAGGCTGCGCGCGAAATGAAGTCGCGCATCGCTGCCATGCTGCCTATCAATGTGGGTGGCATGTGGGTGGGGACTTTCCACGGACTGTGCAACCGGTTGCTCAGAGCACACTACCGGGACGCGAATCTTCCACAGACTTTTCAGATTCTTGACAATACCGACCAGCTCGCCGCAATCAAGCGTATCTTGAAAGCGGGAAACTTCGATGAAAGCAAGTTTCCTCCGAGGGATGTCCTGCGGTTCATTGCCTCTCGCAAGGAGGAGGGCTTGCGGCCCGATGCCGTACAGGCCCAGGACCCGTATTCGCTGCGCATGGTCGAGATTTACCGCTTGTACGAAGCGCAGTGCCAGCGTGAGGGCGTGGTTGACTTTGCAGAGCTTTTGCTGCGTTGTCTTGAGTTGCTCGAGCGCAATCCGGTCATCAGTCAGCACTACCAGCAGCGTTTTCAGCATATTCTGGTTGATGAGTTTCAGGATACGAACCGTCTGCAATACCGCTGGTTGCAGTGCCTGGCCGGGCCCAGGAGCTTTATGTTTGCAGTGGGTGATGACGATCAGTCCATCTACGCGTTTCGCGGCGCACGAGTCGGCAACATGGTTGACTTCGAACGTGACTATGCAAAAGGTCACGTCATCCGGCTCGAGCAGAACTATCGTTCTTATGGCCATATCCTCAATGCGGCCAATGCCTTGATCGCCAACAATACCGAGAGGCTGGGCAAGAACCTCTGGACCGAACAAGGTGAGGGTGAACAGATCCGGGTGATGGAGCTGGCATCCGACCATGAGGAAGCTCAATGGGTTGTCGACGAGGTCAGGGCGCTGATTCGTGATGGCATGTCCAGGTCCGATATCGCCATTCTGTATCGAAGCAATGCCCAGTCCCGGGTGCTTGAACACGCACTTTTCACATCGGGTATCCCTTATCGAGTGTACGGCGGGTTGCGATTTTTTGAACGTCAGGAAATCAAGCATGCACTGGCTTATCTTCGCCTGACAGCCAGCCTGGATGATGACAACTCTTTTTTGCGGGTTGTGAACTTTCCTGCGCGCGGCATCGGTGCACGCACGCTGGAGAACCTGACCGACCAGGCGCGGACATACAGTACTCCGCTGGCTCAGGCCGTTGCCCGGGTGGCAGGCAAGGCCGGCAGTTCATTGGTTCAGTTTTGTGGTCTGATCCAGCGCCTCACGGAGGCCTCTAGAACATTGCCGCTGTCCGAACTTGTTGACGAGATGATCGAAGTCAGCGGATTGAGAGCCTACTACCAGACGCAGCGTGACGGTTCTGAACGTTTAGAGAACCTGGAAGAACTGGTGACGGCCGCCAAGGTTTTTGAGATTGAGCAATCCTTTAGTGGCTTGCCGGCGGGACTGACTCCCCGGCAGATCAATCAAAACTCACCTGATCCCTTCGAACAGGCCCCGGCCATCGGGCAGGCTGATGGCGTGGATGAAGCTCTGAGCCCCCTGGTTGCCTTTCTGGCACACGCATCGCTTGAGTCGGGTGATGCCCAGGCTGACGATGGTACGCAGGCGGTTCAGTTAATGACGGTTCATTCGGCCAAGGGGCTCGAGTTTGATGCCGTCTTTCTGACTGGACTGGAGGACGGATTGTTTCCTCACGAGAACAGCATTCACGAACGCGATGGTCTTCAGGAGGAACGGCGGTTGATGTATGTGGCGATGACCCGTGCGAGAGAACGTCTGTATATGACGCTTGCTCAAAGCCGCATGCTGCATGGGCAGGTCCGGTACAGCCGTGCTTCGCGCTTTGTTGAGGAAGTCCCACCAGAACATCTCAAATGGTTGTCAGCCCGGGCTGCGGACAATGTGTGGCTGGACCTTGCACCCATGTCCACGGCGACGAGTGGTCGAAGAAGCTCATCTGGTGCTGGATTTTCTCAAGGACCGGGCGCCACAACGACGATGGCGAGAGGCGTAGAGGTCGGTGGAGTTCAGTACCGTGCCGGTCTTCAGGTCAGTCACCCCCGGTTTGGAGAGGGAACGGTGCTGACGGTGTCGGGTGCGGGACTTGACGCACAGGCCCAGATCAACTTTGCCGATGTCGGGGTCAAAACGCTCGCTTTGGGGATTGCCAAACTGACAGTATTGTCCTGA
- a CDS encoding DesA family fatty acid desaturase: MDALLSFAAGGLTQASWWEIVIYTLVVTHITIVGVTLYLHRSQAHRGLDLHPVVSHFFRFWLWMTTGMVTKEWVAIHRKHHARCEREGDPHSPMIYGIERVLFRGAELYREESAKSDTLKKFGHGTPNDWLEKNIYSRYSVGGILLMLAIDVALFGAIGLTVWAIQMAWIPFWAAGVVNGIGHYWGYRNFASPDTSTNVFPIGLLIGGEELHNNHHAYGTSAKFSSRWFEIDIGWTYILILRTLGLAKVRKVAPKLKLEDGGKTGVDLRTLQGVIAHRYEILARYTGLMKRACLEEVSRISNKDESVVNVDAIKSAVHWLGRGEETLAPAERERINQALSQTESLSVMVQMRQELVKLWESSSASSEQLLHDLQSWCHRAQQSGIESLQEFAIRLRRYAA; the protein is encoded by the coding sequence ATGGACGCACTTCTTTCATTTGCCGCGGGCGGTTTGACCCAAGCCTCCTGGTGGGAAATCGTCATTTACACGTTGGTGGTGACACACATCACAATCGTGGGAGTGACTCTCTACCTGCATCGCTCACAGGCGCACAGGGGACTCGACTTGCACCCTGTCGTGTCACATTTTTTCCGGTTCTGGCTCTGGATGACCACCGGCATGGTGACCAAAGAGTGGGTTGCCATTCACCGCAAGCACCACGCTCGCTGTGAACGTGAAGGCGATCCTCATTCTCCGATGATTTACGGCATCGAGCGTGTGCTGTTCCGTGGAGCGGAGCTTTATCGCGAGGAATCCGCCAAATCCGACACGCTGAAAAAGTTTGGTCACGGTACACCAAACGACTGGCTTGAGAAGAACATCTACTCACGTTACAGCGTGGGCGGCATTTTGCTGATGCTGGCGATAGATGTTGCATTGTTTGGCGCGATCGGTCTGACCGTCTGGGCGATCCAGATGGCCTGGATTCCCTTCTGGGCGGCAGGTGTGGTCAATGGGATTGGTCACTATTGGGGGTACCGCAACTTTGCTAGTCCGGACACCAGCACCAATGTGTTTCCAATCGGCTTGCTGATCGGTGGCGAAGAGTTGCACAATAATCACCACGCTTACGGTACATCGGCGAAGTTCTCAAGCCGCTGGTTCGAGATCGATATCGGGTGGACGTACATCCTGATTCTGCGTACGCTAGGACTGGCCAAAGTTCGCAAGGTTGCGCCCAAGCTCAAGCTTGAGGATGGTGGCAAGACAGGCGTCGATCTGCGTACCCTCCAGGGTGTGATTGCGCACCGCTATGAAATTCTTGCCCGCTACACGGGACTGATGAAGCGGGCGTGCCTGGAAGAGGTGTCGCGCATCAGCAACAAGGATGAGTCAGTGGTCAACGTTGATGCGATCAAGTCGGCGGTTCACTGGCTGGGTCGTGGAGAAGAGACGCTGGCACCTGCTGAACGCGAGCGCATCAATCAGGCGCTTTCTCAGACCGAATCACTGTCGGTGATGGTTCAGATGCGCCAGGAACTGGTCAAACTCTGGGAAAGCTCCAGTGCCAGCAGCGAACAGTTGCTACACGACCTGCAATCATGGTGTCACCGTGCCCAGCAAAGTGGCATTGAAAGCCTCCAGGAGTTTGCAATCAGATTGCGCCGCTATGCGGCATGA
- a CDS encoding RsmB/NOP family class I SAM-dependent RNA methyltransferase has translation MRIGRPQQVASLLEDIFQWRHPADQCVSYYFRQHRHLGGRDRAEIAQAVFDVLRHLRRYRRDAQSGPGPLNLCLAWRGLSATLPDASQTLGADAPMQEWVKRCEQIDEQSLPFEVRFSLPDWLAQRIQAMPEPDSLARSFLRSAAIDLRVNTVKADRDSALTQVREMLTQSSRHGFDAKATPYSDVGIRLKGHPPIQRWALFEQGVLEVQDEGSQLLAKLVDPKRQEMVIDFCAGAGGKTLALGAMMRSTGRLYAFDVSAPRLARAKPRFARSGLSNIHPVVIRPEGDDRVRRLAGKAHRVLIDAPCTGLGTLRRNPDLKWRQSADELDRLQIEQALILEQASICVRPGGRLVYATCSVLAEENEAQVVRFLESHPEFTLIDARALLAAELTEGGHSAVDDQGMVRFRPDWHGTDGFFAAVMQRQGSLA, from the coding sequence TTGCGCATCGGTCGTCCCCAGCAAGTGGCCAGTTTGCTGGAAGATATTTTTCAATGGCGTCATCCCGCTGATCAATGTGTTTCATACTATTTCAGGCAGCACCGCCACCTTGGTGGGCGGGATCGGGCCGAGATTGCTCAGGCTGTGTTTGATGTGCTGAGGCACTTGCGCCGCTATCGCCGCGATGCGCAAAGTGGACCAGGCCCGTTGAACCTCTGCCTGGCCTGGCGTGGTTTGAGTGCAACACTACCTGACGCTTCTCAGACACTGGGCGCAGATGCTCCGATGCAAGAGTGGGTCAAACGCTGTGAACAGATCGATGAGCAATCACTACCATTCGAAGTCCGGTTCAGCCTGCCTGACTGGCTCGCACAGCGAATTCAGGCGATGCCTGAACCGGACAGCCTAGCCCGTTCGTTCTTGCGAAGTGCGGCGATCGATCTTCGGGTCAACACTGTCAAGGCGGATCGCGATAGTGCACTGACTCAGGTACGCGAGATGCTGACGCAGTCCTCGCGTCATGGCTTTGATGCAAAGGCAACCCCTTATTCAGATGTCGGAATTAGGCTCAAAGGTCATCCACCTATTCAGCGCTGGGCCCTGTTTGAGCAAGGCGTGCTGGAAGTCCAGGATGAAGGGTCGCAGTTACTTGCGAAACTGGTTGATCCGAAACGGCAGGAAATGGTGATCGACTTTTGCGCGGGCGCGGGGGGCAAGACATTGGCGCTTGGTGCGATGATGCGTTCGACTGGCCGTCTGTATGCATTCGATGTGTCGGCGCCCAGGCTGGCCCGTGCGAAGCCCCGGTTCGCGCGTAGTGGTCTGAGTAACATTCATCCGGTTGTGATCCGCCCCGAAGGCGATGATCGAGTCCGTCGTCTGGCAGGCAAGGCCCATCGGGTGCTGATCGATGCGCCCTGCACAGGTCTTGGCACGCTGCGCCGTAACCCGGACCTGAAGTGGCGCCAGAGCGCCGATGAGCTCGACAGGTTGCAGATCGAACAAGCGCTGATTCTCGAGCAAGCCAGTATCTGCGTTCGACCGGGCGGACGTCTGGTTTATGCGACCTGCAGTGTGCTGGCCGAAGAGAACGAAGCCCAGGTGGTGCGTTTTCTGGAGAGTCATCCGGAATTCACCCTGATTGATGCGCGTGCGTTGCTTGCGGCGGAGCTGACCGAAGGCGGGCACAGTGCAGTTGATGACCAGGGTATGGTGCGTTTCAGGCCGGACTGGCATGGGACAGATGGATTTTTTGCGGCTGTCATGCAGCGGCAAGGTAGCCTGGCCTGA
- the purN gene encoding phosphoribosylglycinamide formyltransferase yields the protein MQPASEICRFVVLISGQGTNLREIVRSCREHNVPAEFVRVISNQADAPGLQWAREQGIETAVLSHRDFASREAFDAALAELIQESMPEYVILAGFMRILTEGFVRQFESRMVNIHPSLLPAFTGLHSHARAIESGVGWHGCTVHFVTAELDHGPIIAQAALEIEPQDTPDSLARRVQLLEHRLYPQVIEWLARGRVSLDQHNKVHVRGVEHRHIKGYQA from the coding sequence ATGCAACCTGCTTCTGAAATTTGTCGTTTTGTGGTGCTGATTTCCGGTCAGGGCACCAATTTGCGCGAGATTGTGCGCTCGTGCCGAGAGCACAATGTGCCGGCCGAGTTTGTCAGGGTCATTTCGAATCAGGCAGATGCGCCAGGTCTGCAATGGGCAAGAGAGCAGGGAATAGAGACTGCTGTTCTGTCGCACAGGGATTTTGCCAGCCGTGAAGCTTTTGATGCTGCTCTGGCTGAATTGATTCAGGAGAGCATGCCGGAATATGTCATTCTGGCAGGGTTTATGCGAATCCTTACTGAAGGGTTTGTCAGACAGTTCGAGAGTCGGATGGTTAACATTCATCCTTCTCTGTTGCCAGCGTTCACAGGGCTACATTCCCATGCGCGCGCAATTGAAAGTGGTGTAGGCTGGCACGGGTGCACGGTTCACTTTGTTACGGCCGAGCTTGACCATGGGCCGATCATTGCGCAGGCCGCGCTTGAAATCGAACCGCAGGATACGCCCGATTCACTTGCCAGGCGAGTTCAATTGCTAGAGCACCGGCTCTATCCGCAGGTTATCGAATGGCTTGCGCGGGGCCGCGTCAGTCTTGACCAGCACAACAAAGTCCATGTCCGGGGCGTTGAGCACCGGCATATCAAGGGGTATCAAGCGTGA
- a CDS encoding bifunctional riboflavin kinase/FAD synthetase: protein MKPIRIIRHLPCPHPLPPCALTIGNFDGVHRGHQAMLAKAVQAAEQRSLIPSAMTFEPHPKSYFAKLLGKPEIAPLRINGLRDRIQGLARAGIEQIALLRFNQAMARMSPDAFVRDLLIKQLNVRWLIVGADFRYGHSRAGNTSTLREASEQYDFDFEILQDVRDESGDRVSSSNLRLALACADMSAASNLIGRPYQISGHVLHGQKLGRTLGFPTMNVRVPSNCAIRFGIYVVQVRGLGPNAMPGIASLGVRPTVTNSKDVLLETHLIDANVDAYGKLVEIDILQHVRDEAKFPDLPTLTAAMQQDRQHAVNYFAQNGLQNYAESD, encoded by the coding sequence ATGAAACCGATTCGCATCATCCGGCACCTACCTTGCCCCCATCCCCTGCCCCCTTGTGCACTGACCATCGGGAACTTTGATGGCGTCCATCGCGGCCACCAGGCTATGCTTGCCAAGGCTGTGCAGGCAGCCGAACAACGTTCTCTGATTCCCAGTGCGATGACGTTTGAGCCGCACCCCAAGTCGTATTTTGCGAAATTACTTGGAAAGCCCGAGATCGCACCATTGCGCATCAACGGATTACGCGACCGCATTCAGGGTCTGGCTCGGGCAGGCATCGAACAAATCGCGCTTCTGAGATTCAACCAGGCGATGGCCAGGATGAGTCCCGATGCTTTCGTGCGAGATCTGCTGATCAAGCAACTCAACGTCCGCTGGCTGATTGTCGGTGCAGACTTTCGCTACGGCCATTCGCGTGCCGGCAACACCAGTACGCTGCGTGAGGCCAGTGAACAATACGATTTCGACTTTGAGATTCTTCAGGACGTACGCGATGAGTCAGGCGATCGTGTGTCGAGCTCCAACCTCAGGCTGGCGCTGGCCTGCGCTGACATGAGCGCAGCCAGCAATCTGATCGGCCGGCCTTACCAGATCAGTGGCCACGTCCTGCACGGACAGAAACTCGGCCGTACACTTGGTTTTCCGACAATGAACGTGCGGGTACCGTCCAACTGCGCAATCCGGTTCGGCATTTACGTGGTTCAGGTCCGCGGTCTGGGCCCCAATGCCATGCCTGGCATCGCGAGTCTGGGCGTACGCCCGACGGTGACCAACAGCAAGGACGTTCTACTAGAGACCCATCTGATCGATGCAAATGTCGATGCCTACGGTAAACTCGTAGAGATCGACATCCTGCAACACGTGCGGGATGAAGCAAAATTCCCGGATCTTCCCACTCTGACCGCGGCCATGCAGCAAGACAGGCAGCACGCGGTCAACTACTTTGCGCAAAATGGACTACAAAACTACGCTGAATCTGACTGA
- the ileS gene encoding isoleucine--tRNA ligase: MDYKTTLNLTDTTFPMRGNLPQREPQWVSQWEENGIYKAIRQASDGRPKFILHDGPPYANGSIHIGHAVNKILKDIIVKSRNMAGYDAHYVPGWDCHGMPIEIQIEKKFGKSLPVAEVQSKARAYAYEQIESQKHDFKRLGVLGQWDNPYLTMNFKNEANEIRVLGRILEKGYVFRGLKPVNWCFDCGSALAEAEVEYADRTDPAIDVAFPFADPQAVASAFGVPSVSSGAIVIWTTTPWTIPSNQALNLHPEVVYALVRLNQSHASGEHLILARERVEPCLQEWGLAGEIIATCNGSDLEGLQFRHPLAQLHAGYDRTSPVYLGDYVTTDTGTGVVHSAPSYGVEDFVSCKAHGMQDKDILNPVMGDGHYAESLPLFGGQLIWKANPAIVKALEQAGTLIKHEPHQHSYMHCWRHKTPVIYRATSQWFAGMDITPNEGGDTLRESALKAIDETAFYPSWGRARLHNMIANRPDWTLSRQRQWGVPMAFFVHKETGDLHPDTPRLLEEVAKRVEKDGIEAWQNMDTTDLLGDEARHYEKNRDTLDVWFDSGSTHSTVIGGPENAQDGSHGELLQWPADLYLEGSDQHRGWFHSSLLTGCMLYGRAPYKGLLTHGFVVDGHGRKMSKSVGNVVAPQEVSDALGAEILRLWVGSTDYAGELSISKEILKRVVEGYRRIRNTLRFLLANLSDFKATQHSIPAPDLLEIDRYAIAMTQSMQQEVLAHYEQYDFHPAVSRLQHFCSEDLGAFYLDVLKDRLYTSAPSSHARRSAQTAIFHITQSLLKLMAPILSFTAEEAWQVLQQEGVLNVEDVPSQKTIFAQCYHTMPALDNAQDLNSKWSRVREIRAQVQKDLEVLRTDGKIGASLQAEIQIECGPVDAEILNSVGDQLKFVLIVSSATVVSGPGDEIRVLARASEHTKCARCWHYVADVGSDANHPDICARCVSNLAEASGG; the protein is encoded by the coding sequence ATGGACTACAAAACTACGCTGAATCTGACTGACACCACCTTTCCAATGCGCGGTAACCTGCCGCAACGCGAACCGCAATGGGTATCGCAATGGGAAGAGAATGGCATTTACAAGGCCATTCGGCAGGCCAGCGACGGTCGACCCAAGTTCATCCTGCACGACGGGCCTCCGTATGCGAATGGATCTATTCATATCGGACACGCAGTCAACAAGATCCTGAAGGACATCATCGTCAAGAGCCGGAACATGGCTGGCTATGATGCCCATTATGTTCCTGGATGGGACTGTCACGGCATGCCGATCGAGATCCAGATCGAAAAGAAGTTTGGCAAATCCCTGCCTGTCGCCGAGGTGCAGTCCAAAGCACGCGCCTACGCCTACGAGCAGATCGAGAGCCAGAAACACGATTTCAAACGACTCGGTGTGCTGGGACAGTGGGACAACCCCTATCTCACGATGAACTTCAAGAACGAAGCCAACGAAATCCGGGTACTTGGGCGCATTCTTGAGAAGGGATACGTGTTTCGTGGACTGAAGCCTGTGAACTGGTGCTTTGACTGCGGCTCTGCACTGGCCGAGGCGGAAGTCGAATACGCGGACAGGACTGATCCGGCAATTGACGTTGCGTTTCCATTTGCAGATCCACAGGCCGTAGCGAGTGCTTTCGGGGTGCCATCCGTTTCCAGCGGTGCAATCGTCATCTGGACCACCACCCCGTGGACAATTCCGTCGAACCAGGCACTAAACCTCCACCCTGAAGTCGTCTATGCACTGGTCCGTCTGAACCAGAGTCACGCAAGCGGCGAGCACCTGATCCTCGCCAGGGAGCGGGTCGAACCTTGTCTGCAGGAATGGGGTCTTGCGGGCGAGATCATTGCAACCTGCAATGGATCTGACCTCGAAGGACTTCAGTTCCGTCACCCTCTCGCACAACTGCACGCGGGATACGACCGCACGTCACCTGTCTACCTGGGCGATTACGTTACTACAGACACTGGAACGGGCGTGGTTCACTCGGCACCCTCTTATGGTGTTGAGGACTTCGTTTCTTGCAAAGCCCATGGCATGCAGGATAAGGACATCCTGAATCCGGTCATGGGCGATGGTCACTACGCTGAAAGCTTGCCGCTTTTTGGTGGGCAACTGATCTGGAAGGCCAATCCGGCGATCGTCAAGGCACTCGAACAAGCTGGGACACTGATTAAACATGAGCCTCATCAGCACAGCTATATGCATTGCTGGCGACACAAAACGCCCGTGATCTACCGGGCAACCAGCCAGTGGTTTGCTGGCATGGATATCACCCCGAATGAAGGCGGCGACACCTTGCGCGAAAGCGCTCTCAAGGCCATTGACGAAACAGCCTTCTACCCGTCATGGGGCCGCGCTCGCCTGCACAACATGATCGCGAATCGTCCCGACTGGACACTGTCGCGTCAGCGCCAGTGGGGCGTCCCGATGGCGTTTTTTGTTCACAAGGAAACGGGTGATCTGCACCCAGATACGCCGCGCCTGCTTGAAGAGGTTGCCAAACGGGTTGAAAAGGACGGCATTGAAGCCTGGCAGAACATGGACACGACCGATTTGCTGGGTGACGAAGCCAGACATTACGAAAAAAACCGCGACACCCTTGATGTCTGGTTTGACTCCGGATCAACCCATTCGACCGTAATCGGTGGCCCTGAGAATGCCCAGGATGGCTCTCACGGGGAACTGCTGCAATGGCCTGCCGATCTTTACCTTGAAGGCTCAGATCAGCACCGCGGCTGGTTTCATTCGTCCCTGCTAACCGGATGCATGCTTTACGGACGCGCCCCTTACAAAGGCCTGCTCACGCATGGTTTCGTGGTGGACGGGCATGGCCGCAAGATGAGCAAGTCTGTTGGCAATGTCGTTGCACCGCAGGAAGTCTCTGACGCACTGGGTGCGGAGATCCTCAGGCTGTGGGTCGGCAGCACCGACTATGCAGGTGAACTGTCGATCTCCAAGGAAATTCTGAAACGTGTAGTCGAGGGCTATCGTCGAATCCGCAACACTCTGCGGTTTCTGCTGGCCAACCTGTCGGACTTCAAGGCCACTCAGCACAGCATCCCGGCACCGGATCTGCTCGAGATCGATCGTTATGCGATCGCCATGACTCAATCCATGCAGCAGGAAGTCCTGGCCCATTACGAACAGTATGACTTCCATCCTGCGGTCTCACGACTGCAGCACTTCTGCTCGGAGGACCTTGGAGCGTTCTACCTCGATGTCCTCAAAGATCGCCTCTACACCAGCGCACCTTCAAGCCACGCTCGCCGTAGCGCACAGACTGCGATCTTTCATATTACACAATCACTGCTCAAGCTGATGGCGCCCATTCTTTCCTTCACCGCTGAGGAGGCCTGGCAAGTGCTGCAGCAGGAAGGCGTCCTCAACGTTGAAGATGTTCCGTCCCAGAAGACCATCTTCGCGCAGTGCTACCACACTATGCCTGCACTCGACAATGCACAGGATCTGAACAGCAAGTGGTCCAGGGTGAGAGAAATCCGCGCACAGGTACAGAAAGACCTCGAGGTATTGCGCACGGACGGCAAGATCGGCGCATCGCTGCAGGCCGAGATCCAGATAGAGTGCGGACCAGTTGACGCAGAGATCCTGAATAGCGTGGGTGATCAGCTAAAGTTTGTCTTGATTGTATCGAGTGCAACAGTAGTCAGCGGTCCGGGCGATGAGATCCGGGTGCTCGCTCGCGCAAGCGAACACACCAAGTGCGCGCGCTGCTGGCACTACGTAGCGGATGTAGGCAGTGATGCAAACCATCCGGATATCTGCGCTCGCTGCGTGTCAAACCTGGCCGAGGCCTCGGGTGGCTAG
- the lspA gene encoding signal peptidase II, with the protein MQTIRISALAACQTWPRPRVARWLGLAALIVILDQVTKWWVELTFDFAERIPVLPVFDLTLVYNTGAAFSFLAGGSGWQRWLLASIAVIAIIVISWMIRRYQDQTRFVLALTLILAGAIGNLIDRILLGHVIDFLLLHWRGWYYPAFNVADMSITFGAILIIYDEWVRWRQQKDSDRQ; encoded by the coding sequence ATGCAAACCATCCGGATATCTGCGCTCGCTGCGTGTCAAACCTGGCCGAGGCCTCGGGTGGCTAGGTGGCTGGGTCTGGCTGCACTGATTGTCATTCTGGATCAGGTGACCAAGTGGTGGGTTGAACTGACATTTGACTTTGCAGAGCGCATCCCTGTTCTTCCCGTTTTCGACCTGACACTGGTCTACAACACTGGTGCAGCATTCAGTTTTCTGGCAGGCGGATCCGGCTGGCAGCGCTGGTTGCTCGCGAGCATTGCAGTAATTGCTATCATCGTGATCAGCTGGATGATTCGACGCTACCAGGATCAGACGCGCTTTGTCTTGGCGTTAACGCTGATACTGGCCGGAGCGATTGGTAATCTGATTGATCGGATTCTGCTTGGACATGTCATCGACTTTCTGTTGCTGCACTGGCGTGGCTGGTACTATCCGGCATTCAATGTTGCAGACATGTCGATCACATTCGGAGCCATCCTGATCATCTACGATGAATGGGTACGGTGGCGCCAGCAAAAAGACTCGGACCGACAATAA